A genomic segment from Polyangium mundeleinium encodes:
- a CDS encoding DUF4388 domain-containing protein, with protein sequence MYKQGKGVLMFDNAALGEGGGAWFGGAASDAGRGDRAGVPSDRARSRLILRGQLDEVGLDDLLGSLGSRGRTCVVEVRSVKRWGEIVLERGRVLRASADGAPPDADVEATLAAIRGFSQAVFHVIALDERGSSSPPPRPAPSETPPVSLRPVMLEGHATEVALAAAVMNACSVYTRKWLGPKLASSIMQTAWTRTAASHPAMEAFRISADGLVTVAGVERARSAIPKAVATWVFSVFEAASMFHEARFQRYYVPEMLGGLMRLLDKGGWGEAFRIRDGGVR encoded by the coding sequence ATGTACAAGCAAGGGAAGGGAGTGCTCATGTTCGACAACGCCGCCCTCGGAGAGGGGGGAGGAGCGTGGTTCGGGGGGGCGGCCAGCGACGCCGGTCGGGGCGATCGGGCGGGCGTCCCTTCGGACCGCGCACGAAGTCGGCTCATCCTCCGAGGCCAACTCGACGAGGTCGGGCTCGACGACCTGCTCGGCTCCCTGGGCTCTCGGGGGCGGACGTGTGTCGTGGAGGTGCGGTCCGTCAAGCGGTGGGGCGAAATCGTCCTGGAGCGAGGGCGTGTGCTGCGCGCCAGCGCCGATGGAGCGCCGCCGGACGCCGACGTCGAGGCGACGCTCGCCGCCATTCGAGGGTTTTCCCAGGCGGTGTTCCACGTGATCGCGCTCGACGAGCGTGGTTCGTCGTCGCCGCCGCCGCGCCCGGCGCCCTCCGAGACGCCGCCCGTGTCGCTGCGCCCGGTGATGCTGGAAGGCCATGCGACGGAGGTGGCGCTGGCCGCGGCCGTGATGAATGCGTGCTCGGTGTACACGCGCAAATGGCTGGGGCCAAAGCTCGCGTCGTCGATCATGCAAACGGCCTGGACCCGCACGGCCGCGTCGCATCCGGCGATGGAGGCGTTCCGGATCTCGGCGGACGGCCTGGTAACGGTGGCGGGCGTGGAGCGGGCGCGGTCGGCGATCCCGAAGGCGGTCGCCACGTGGGTTTTTTCCGTCTTCGAGGCCGCCTCGATGTTCCATGAGGCGCGTTTTCAGCGGTATTACGTCCCCGAGATGCTCGGGGGCCTGATGCGATTGCTCGACAAGGGGGGATGGGGTGAGGCGTTCCGAATTCGAGACGGAGGTGTTCGTTGA
- a CDS encoding tellurite resistance TerB family protein, translating into MREEDMGIVKSLVSVAWADGHFDEKEREMVEALISAFEASEEQAGEIRAYAAEKKSLDDIPVWDMSFNDRRVLLQHAVLLTYVDGEQHESEKKFVQDLCGKLEIEPEEAKKIVETAEHRAKKHLNLL; encoded by the coding sequence ATGCGCGAAGAGGACATGGGGATCGTCAAGTCGCTTGTCAGCGTTGCCTGGGCCGATGGCCACTTCGACGAGAAGGAGCGCGAGATGGTCGAGGCGCTGATCTCCGCGTTCGAGGCGAGCGAGGAGCAGGCCGGCGAGATCCGCGCGTACGCGGCCGAGAAGAAGAGCCTCGACGACATCCCCGTGTGGGACATGTCGTTCAATGATCGCCGCGTGCTCCTGCAGCACGCCGTGCTCCTCACGTACGTCGACGGCGAGCAGCACGAGTCCGAAAAGAAGTTCGTGCAGGATCTCTGCGGGAAGCTGGAGATCGAGCCGGAAGAGGCGAAGAAAATCGTCGAGACCGCCGAGCACCGCGCGAAGAAGCACCTGAACCTGCTCTGA